In Rhododendron vialii isolate Sample 1 chromosome 9a, ASM3025357v1, the following are encoded in one genomic region:
- the LOC131301420 gene encoding E3 ubiquitin-protein ligase SINAT3-like isoform X2 produces MDIDNIECISSPGGLEDEEIRSHHHHHNPNNQLSSSKPPSGIAPATSVHELLECPVCTNSMYPPIHQCHNGHTLCSTCKTRVHNRCPTCRQELGDIRCLALEKVAESLELPCKHYSLGCPEIFPYYSKLKHEAVCNFRPYNCPYAGSECSITGDIPFLVSHLKDDHKVDMHTGCTFNHRYVKSNPREVENATWMLTVFHCFGQYFCLHFEAFQLGMAPVYMAFLRFMGDENDARNYTYSLEVGANGRKLTWEGTPRSVRDGHRKVRDSHDGLIIQRNMALFFSGGDRKELKLRVTGRIWKEQQTPDGGVCIPNLSS; encoded by the exons ATGGATATAGATAACATTGAGTGCATATCCTCTCCGGGTGGCCTGGAAGATGAAGAGATCCGGTCCCACCATCATCATCACAATCCTAATAATCAGTTGTCTTCGTCGAAGCCTCCGTCTGGAATTGCTCCCGCCACCAGCGTTCATGAATTGCTCGAATGCCCTGTTTGCACCAATTCTATGTACCCTCCAATCCATCAG TGTCACAATGGGCATACTCTGTGTTCCACCTGTAAAACAAGGGTGCATAACCGCTGCCCGACTTGTAGGCAAGAGCTTGGTGACATTAGGTGCCTAGCACTGGAGAAGGTAGCTGAATCCCTTGAACTCCCTTGCAAGCATTATTCTTTGGGGTGCCCGGAGATATTCCCGTATTACAGCAAACTCAAGCATGAGGCAGTTTGCAACTTCAGACCATACAACTGCCCATATGCTGGTTCAGAGTGCTCTATTACGGGGGATATTCCTTTTCTGGTTTCCCATCTGAAAGATGACCACAAGGTAGATATGCACACAGGATGCACATTCAATCATCGGTATGTGAAGTCCAATCCCCGTGAAGTAGAAAATGCTACTTGGATGCTAACA GTTTTCCACTGTTTTGGCCAATACTTCTGCCTTCACTTTGAAGCATTCCAGCTGGGCATGGCTCCTGTCTACATGGCGTTCCTCCGTTTTATGGGTGATGAAAATGACGCCCGCAATTACACCTACAGTCTAGAAGTTGGGGCAAATGGGAGGAAGCTCACATGGGAAGGCACCCCACGGAGCGTCAGAGATGGCCACCGGAAAGTTAGAGATAGCCACGATGGTCTCATTATACAGCGAAACATGGCGCTTTTCTTCTCTGGTGGGGACAGGAAGGAGCTGAAGCTGAGAGTTACTGGGAGGATATGGAAAGAACAACAGACCCCAGATGGTGGAGTGTGCATACCAAACCTCAGCAGCTGA
- the LOC131301420 gene encoding E3 ubiquitin-protein ligase SINAT5-like isoform X1 has protein sequence MDGVSLCVNLLYDGQYQCNLGNEAKKVFMTIWIFSFRWCSLHNHSKETEMHWIGYAGGTLGEGHQALAISIKCHNGHTLCSTCKTRVHNRCPTCRQELGDIRCLALEKVAESLELPCKHYSLGCPEIFPYYSKLKHEAVCNFRPYNCPYAGSECSITGDIPFLVSHLKDDHKVDMHTGCTFNHRYVKSNPREVENATWMLTVFHCFGQYFCLHFEAFQLGMAPVYMAFLRFMGDENDARNYTYSLEVGANGRKLTWEGTPRSVRDGHRKVRDSHDGLIIQRNMALFFSGGDRKELKLRVTGRIWKEQQTPDGGVCIPNLSS, from the exons ATGGATGGAGTTTCATTGTGCGTGAACCTGCTATATGATGGACAGTATCAGTGTAACCTTGGGAATGAGGCAAAGAAGGTTTTTATGACTATCTGGATCTTCTCTTTTCGTTGGTGTAGCCTCCACAACCACTCTAAAGAGACAGAGATGCACTGGATCGGTTATGCTGGAGGAACCTTAGGTGAAGGCCATCAGGCCCTGGCAATTTCTATAAAG TGTCACAATGGGCATACTCTGTGTTCCACCTGTAAAACAAGGGTGCATAACCGCTGCCCGACTTGTAGGCAAGAGCTTGGTGACATTAGGTGCCTAGCACTGGAGAAGGTAGCTGAATCCCTTGAACTCCCTTGCAAGCATTATTCTTTGGGGTGCCCGGAGATATTCCCGTATTACAGCAAACTCAAGCATGAGGCAGTTTGCAACTTCAGACCATACAACTGCCCATATGCTGGTTCAGAGTGCTCTATTACGGGGGATATTCCTTTTCTGGTTTCCCATCTGAAAGATGACCACAAGGTAGATATGCACACAGGATGCACATTCAATCATCGGTATGTGAAGTCCAATCCCCGTGAAGTAGAAAATGCTACTTGGATGCTAACA GTTTTCCACTGTTTTGGCCAATACTTCTGCCTTCACTTTGAAGCATTCCAGCTGGGCATGGCTCCTGTCTACATGGCGTTCCTCCGTTTTATGGGTGATGAAAATGACGCCCGCAATTACACCTACAGTCTAGAAGTTGGGGCAAATGGGAGGAAGCTCACATGGGAAGGCACCCCACGGAGCGTCAGAGATGGCCACCGGAAAGTTAGAGATAGCCACGATGGTCTCATTATACAGCGAAACATGGCGCTTTTCTTCTCTGGTGGGGACAGGAAGGAGCTGAAGCTGAGAGTTACTGGGAGGATATGGAAAGAACAACAGACCCCAGATGGTGGAGTGTGCATACCAAACCTCAGCAGCTGA
- the LOC131301421 gene encoding calcineurin B-like protein 4: MGCLYSKTKRHPGFEEKHTILAAETPFTVGEVEALYELFKKLSSSIIDDGLIHKEEFQLALLKSRKTKNLFADRVFDLFDVKHNGVIEFGEFVRSLGIFHPNAPVAVKTEFAFKLYDLRQTGNIEREELKEMVLAFLHESELILSDDLLELIVDKTFKEADINDDGKIDKEEWKEYVSKNPSLIKNMTLPYLKDLSLRFPSFVARSESEESELFSPNRIEEIRSE, translated from the exons ATGGGTTGCCTCTACTCAAAAACCAAACGGCATCCTGGGTTCGAGGAGAAGCATACCATTCTTGCTGCTGAAACGCCTT TCACAGTGGGTGAAGTCGAGGCCTTGTATGaactattcaaaaaattaagcaGCTCTATTATAGATGATGGGCTTATTCACAAG GAAGAGTTCCAGCTTGCACTCTTAAAGAGCAGAAAAACGAAAAATCTATTCGCAGATAGG GTATTTGATTTGTTTGATGTCAAACACAATGGGGTAATTGAGTTTGGGGAATTTGTTCgttcattgggtatctttcacCCAAATGCACCTGTAGCAGTCAAAACTGAAT TTGCATTTAAATTGTATGATCTTCGACAAACTGGGAACATTGAGCGAGAAGAG TTGAAGGAAATGGTGTTGGCGTTTTTGCATGAATCCGAGCTAATTCTTTCAGATGATCTTCTTGAATTGATTGTCGATAAG ACATTTAAAGAAGCAGATATAAATGACGATGGAAAGATTGATAAAGAAGAGTGGAAAGAATACGTCTCAAAAAATCCCTCTCTTATCAAGAACATGACTCTTCCTTATTTGAA GGACTTGAGCTTAAGATTTCCCAGCTTTGTTGCAAGATCCGAATCAGAAGAATCAGAATTGTTTTCTCCCAACAGAATTGAGGAGATCAGAAGTGAATAA